AAGGGGGCCGCTATCCTGTGACTTTTCCATCCCTGAACACCCAACAGGCGAGAAAATCAACGTTGACTATCTAGGAGGGACTAAATTTGAATCCGCAAACCCGCAAGTCCCGCCACATGTACATGATGCAGCTGGCGACAATTTTTATTGGCTTTATTGTATTTGGTATCTCGGAGAATATAAAAGGTCCTGCCATTCCACGCATTCAATTCGACTTCAATCTGGATGAACAGCAGCTCGGAACATTGTTGTCTCTAAACGCACTTGGTTATTTGATTGCCTGCTCGTTCACCGCTGTCCTTGTCCGTAAGTGGGGAATCAAGGCGGTCAGCATCATTTCTTTTGCTTCCATGATCATCTCGGGAGTGTTCATCTACCTGTCGCACACGTATCCGTTCTTCGCTTCGTCCTACTTCTTGATGTATATCGGGAACGGCATGCTGGAGATTGCACTCGCAATTTTGGGGGCGAGGATTTTTGTAAAAAATACCGGCACGATGATGAATTTGTCTCACTTTTTCTATGGGCTTAGCTCAACAGTCGCCCCTTTGCTGGCGACGGGAGTCATGTCACTGACGGTATTTGGGCATACGCTAGACTGGCGGGGAATGTATCTGGCTATGTTGTCGCTCTGCCTGCTGCCGATTGTGGCCGCGCTGCTCAGCACCTTCCCGGGAGACGATCTGCAGCATGAGGAACGGACCTCACTCAAGACCCTAACCCGCGATCCGGCACTCTGGATGATGGTAATGATCCTGTCGTTTGGGGTAGTCTCTGAGCTCGCAGTTGGGGGCTGGCTAGTCAACTTTTTAGAGAAAGCGTATTCATGGAGCACGGTGAAGGCGTCCAGCATGCTCTCAGCGTTTTTTCTTACCTTCTCGTTGGGGCGCCTGTTGCTTGGTCCGCTCACAGACCGGATGGGGTTTGTACTTTCGACGATTCTATTCTCCGCCTTCTCAGCGATATGTACGTTTGCAGCAATCGCGGGTGGGGAGAGACTGGCGTTTCTCTTTGCCGCATCGGGTGCCGGCATTGCAATGATCTATCCGACCGTGATGGCGTTCATAGCACGGAGATATCCGAAAGACAGTGATACAGCTATTACGTTCGTCGTCACACTGATGGGCATAGGTAGTGTCATTGGCAACTATGTGATCGGCTGGGTAATCGAAGGGGTCAAGATAGTCTACGGAGCAACCACTGAGCTTGGCATACTGCGCGGGCTTCAGGCGGGATATGGAGTTATTGGTCTATGTGCAGCCATCTGCGCGGTCTCGGGAATGATCCTCTACGGATATCTGAAAAAACGGCAGGAGCTTATATAAGTCACCACCTTAGGGTTGTCCCATAAGTCATGAACTGACTGGGACGCCCTTTTTTTACGAACTACTTGTTCGCTATAGGGATTATTCAATATAACATACAATTGTATAATATATTGATACTTCGCAATTTCCGTTATATACTATTATAAAATTTATACACTGGGGG
This window of the Paenibacillus polymyxa genome carries:
- a CDS encoding MFS transporter, which encodes MNPQTRKSRHMYMMQLATIFIGFIVFGISENIKGPAIPRIQFDFNLDEQQLGTLLSLNALGYLIACSFTAVLVRKWGIKAVSIISFASMIISGVFIYLSHTYPFFASSYFLMYIGNGMLEIALAILGARIFVKNTGTMMNLSHFFYGLSSTVAPLLATGVMSLTVFGHTLDWRGMYLAMLSLCLLPIVAALLSTFPGDDLQHEERTSLKTLTRDPALWMMVMILSFGVVSELAVGGWLVNFLEKAYSWSTVKASSMLSAFFLTFSLGRLLLGPLTDRMGFVLSTILFSAFSAICTFAAIAGGERLAFLFAASGAGIAMIYPTVMAFIARRYPKDSDTAITFVVTLMGIGSVIGNYVIGWVIEGVKIVYGATTELGILRGLQAGYGVIGLCAAICAVSGMILYGYLKKRQELI